The following coding sequences lie in one Oncorhynchus kisutch isolate 150728-3 linkage group LG17, Okis_V2, whole genome shotgun sequence genomic window:
- the LOC109907775 gene encoding interferon regulatory factor 4-like isoform X2, with protein MEKAGTNMHLREWLIAQIDSGKYAGLTWENQNKTMFRIPWKHAAKQDYNLNEDAALFKAWAVYKGKYREGRDKADPTSWKTRIRCALNKSTDFQEVPERSQLDVSEPYKAYRIQAETTTGRCLESPETESQVIIQTRSSSAHLRNTITHHPQFGCHRESEERDGRVNPSGTPQMDSSATFSMFSPTPQISDFRVRVCLFYQDQLVVDVTTSTPDGCFILHGQVPLGNERIYGPCTAQQVPFPPPGVIHLPPGIAEAMGRLLPHLERGVLVWVAPDGVFIKRFCQGRVYWSGPLAQHTDRPNKLNRERTCKLLNASIFLKELQDFLKGAGPKPRYEIDLCFGEEFPDASPLKTRKLIIAQVVPLFAVNLLQRCQRLGP; from the exons ATGGAGAAGGCAGGCACGAACATGCATCTGAGAGAGTGGCTGATAGCGCAGATAGACAGTGGAAAGTACGCAGGACTCACCTGGGAGAACCAGAACAAAACTATGTTCAGGATCCCATGGAAACACGCGGCAAAACAGGACTATAATCTGAATGAAGATGCAGCCCTTTTCAAG GCGTGGGCAGTGTATAAGGGGAAGTATCGAGAGGGGAGGGACAAGGCAGACCCCACTTCCTGGAAGACTCGTATCCGCTGTGCCCTCAACAAGAGCACAGACTTCCAGGAGGTCCCAGAGCGCAGCCAGCTGGACGTCTCCGAGCCCTACAAGGCCTACCGTATCCAGGCAGAGACAACGACAGGCAGATGCTTAG aatctCCTGAAACTGAAAGTCAGGTGATAATCCAGACCAGGAGCTCCAGTGCTCACCTGAGgaacaccatcacacaccatccaCAG TTTGGCTGCCATAGGGAATCAGAGGAAAGGGATGGAAGAGTCAACCCCAGTG GGACTCCCCAGATGGACAGCTCTGCTACCTTTTCCATGTTCAGCCCCACACCACAGATCTCTG ACTTCCGTGTGCGGGTGTGTCTGTTCTACCAGGACCAGCTAGTAGTGGATGTGACCACCAGCACCCCAGATGGCTGTTTCATTCTACATGGTCAGGTGCCCCTGGGGAACGAGAGGATCTATGGCCCCTGCACAGCCCAACAGGTCCCCTTCCCCCCTCCAGGGGTCATCCACCTGCCCCCCGGTATCGCTGAGGCCATGGGCCGCCTGCTGCCCCACTTGGAGAGGGGTGTCCTGGTGTGGGTGGCTCCAGATGGGGTGTTTATCAAAAGGTTCTGCCAGGGCAGGGTGTATTGGAGTGGCCCTCTGGCCCAGCACACAGACAGGCCCAACAagctgaacagagagaggaccTGCAAGCTGCTGAATGCATCTATATTTCTGAAGG AGCTCCAGGACTTTCTCAAGGGGGCGGGACCCAAACCTCGCTATGAGATTGACCTCTGCTTTGGGGAGGAGTTTCCTGACGCCAGCCCCCTGAAAACCAGGAAGCTGATCATTGCACAG GTAGTGCCCCTGTTCGCTGTCAACCTATTGCAGAGGTGCCAGAGGTTGGGGCCATAA
- the LOC109907775 gene encoding interferon regulatory factor 4-like isoform X1 → MEKAGTNMHLREWLIAQIDSGKYAGLTWENQNKTMFRIPWKHAAKQDYNLNEDAALFKAWAVYKGKYREGRDKADPTSWKTRIRCALNKSTDFQEVPERSQLDVSEPYKAYRIQAETTTGRCLESPETESQVIIQTRSSSAHLRNTITHHPQFGCHRESEERDGRVNPSGGLDHVHYCSNTGTPQMDSSATFSMFSPTPQISDFRVRVCLFYQDQLVVDVTTSTPDGCFILHGQVPLGNERIYGPCTAQQVPFPPPGVIHLPPGIAEAMGRLLPHLERGVLVWVAPDGVFIKRFCQGRVYWSGPLAQHTDRPNKLNRERTCKLLNASIFLKELQDFLKGAGPKPRYEIDLCFGEEFPDASPLKTRKLIIAQVVPLFAVNLLQRCQRLGP, encoded by the exons ATGGAGAAGGCAGGCACGAACATGCATCTGAGAGAGTGGCTGATAGCGCAGATAGACAGTGGAAAGTACGCAGGACTCACCTGGGAGAACCAGAACAAAACTATGTTCAGGATCCCATGGAAACACGCGGCAAAACAGGACTATAATCTGAATGAAGATGCAGCCCTTTTCAAG GCGTGGGCAGTGTATAAGGGGAAGTATCGAGAGGGGAGGGACAAGGCAGACCCCACTTCCTGGAAGACTCGTATCCGCTGTGCCCTCAACAAGAGCACAGACTTCCAGGAGGTCCCAGAGCGCAGCCAGCTGGACGTCTCCGAGCCCTACAAGGCCTACCGTATCCAGGCAGAGACAACGACAGGCAGATGCTTAG aatctCCTGAAACTGAAAGTCAGGTGATAATCCAGACCAGGAGCTCCAGTGCTCACCTGAGgaacaccatcacacaccatccaCAG TTTGGCTGCCATAGGGAATCAGAGGAAAGGGATGGAAGAGTCAACCCCAGTG GGGGTTTGGACcatgtacactactgttccaACACAGGGACTCCCCAGATGGACAGCTCTGCTACCTTTTCCATGTTCAGCCCCACACCACAGATCTCTG ACTTCCGTGTGCGGGTGTGTCTGTTCTACCAGGACCAGCTAGTAGTGGATGTGACCACCAGCACCCCAGATGGCTGTTTCATTCTACATGGTCAGGTGCCCCTGGGGAACGAGAGGATCTATGGCCCCTGCACAGCCCAACAGGTCCCCTTCCCCCCTCCAGGGGTCATCCACCTGCCCCCCGGTATCGCTGAGGCCATGGGCCGCCTGCTGCCCCACTTGGAGAGGGGTGTCCTGGTGTGGGTGGCTCCAGATGGGGTGTTTATCAAAAGGTTCTGCCAGGGCAGGGTGTATTGGAGTGGCCCTCTGGCCCAGCACACAGACAGGCCCAACAagctgaacagagagaggaccTGCAAGCTGCTGAATGCATCTATATTTCTGAAGG AGCTCCAGGACTTTCTCAAGGGGGCGGGACCCAAACCTCGCTATGAGATTGACCTCTGCTTTGGGGAGGAGTTTCCTGACGCCAGCCCCCTGAAAACCAGGAAGCTGATCATTGCACAG GTAGTGCCCCTGTTCGCTGTCAACCTATTGCAGAGGTGCCAGAGGTTGGGGCCATAA
- the LOC109907776 gene encoding ataxin-1-like, whose protein sequence is MNPSPDRGKECLPPKKRESRQGSVDQRTLLDEFKPPASPLRTRPAGSSGRDEGCRENSDEALTNPHSLLPSPPPPLPPPGIPLPLPWHLPYTPSVPLPFLPGQVGERRGSGSPSWRDDLLPSPLPHHSRWLRGEIPLPLPPCSSSSSFKSPFPADSREMWSYFNTERRDYSSSLFSPSHLFSQPPLYRPDTSMTEGRHRYLGKRPNGLDGPDSRTASASRVAPPSGEYGNEPSGRARLGGSLHGSHANGRRRHQEDPMGRSQTVAIFQDSRAPPPEGPDSHSSLQDRDPRGTPKPGTLTLIPSRPQPHRADPRAGRGEILDPLGSSPAKAQIYYSLGSMYSALQSSHPQAQPFPLYSPSGSPQYGLHTMRNSQHSPQGQPNSHVTESDRERERERDRERDRRREQDRERKREQDRDNRERDSERDRDKDSGDLSPGRQYSRPHASPLLPLTAISPPAPHHHHNPPALLPHFAKGSLIELVGGRLKRVEELRTEDFLRSANTSPEFHLSTCTILLIAPSDTHGFNHLQVLLTDRNTQELLTVLVEYPFFVRDRGWSSCCPQRTSQLYGLSCRQLSEGDICLALTPSHSPRTHTHSHTRTAPRGHRTHTRARAGASSHREDMPPPPPPPPLSHPSPALAPPPLPLPPADPPTQEQPRSRKRRWSAPDLLPPTGTTEATGY, encoded by the exons ATGAATCCCAGCCCCGACCGCGGCAAAGAGTGCCTCCCCCCCAAGAAGAGGGAATCCCGGCAGGGCTCGGTTGACCAGCGCACCCTCCTGGACGAGTTTAAACCGCCCGCCTCGCCCCTCAGGACCCGGCCCGCCGGCAGCTCAGGGAGAGATGAGGGGTGCAGGGAGAACAGCGACGAGGCTCTGACAAACCCCCACAGTCTGCtaccctctcccccacctcccctccctccccctggtaTCCCCCTCCCCCTGCCATGGCACCTGCCTTACAccccctctgtccctctacccttcctcccaggccaggtaggagagaggagggggtcagGCTCACCCTCCTGGAGGGATGATCTTCTCCCTTCCCCACTCCCCCATCACTCCAGGTGGCTCCGAGGTGAAATCCCCCTTCCCCTTCCACCCtgctcatcctcttcctccttcaaGAGCCCCTTCCCTGCTGACTCCAGAGAGATGTGGTCCTATTTCAACACAGAACGAAGGGACTatagctcctctctcttctccccctcccacctGTTCAGCCAGCCCCCCCTCTACCGTCCTGACACCTCCATGACTGAAGGCAGACACAGATACCTGGGCAAGAGGCCCAACGGGCTGGACGGCCCGGACAGCAGGACTGCCTCTGCCTCCAGGGTAGCGCCACCCTCAGGAGAGTACGGGAACGAACCCAGTGGCAGGGCCAGGCTGGGTGGCAGCCTCCACGGTTCCCATGCCAACGGGCGGCGGAGACACCAGGAGGATCCCATGGGACGTTCTCAGACGGTTGCGATTTTCCAAGATTCCCGAGCGCCACCTCCGGAGGGCCCTGACTCACATTCCTCTCTGCAGGACAGGGATCCCCGTGGGACGCCAAAGCCTGGGACCCTCACCCTGATCCCTAGCAGGCCCCAACCCCATCGGGCAGACCCcagggcagggagaggggagattcTGGACCCCCTGGGGAGCTCTCCGGCTAAGGCCCAGATTTACTACTCCCTGGGGTCGATGTACTCTGCCCTACAGTCCAGCCACCCCCAGGCTCAGCCTTTCCCCCTGTACAGCCCCTCAGGCAGCCCTCAGTACGGCCTGCACACCATGAGGAACTCACAGCACTCGCCTCAGGGGCAGCCCAACAGCCACGtcacagagagcgacagagagagggaacgagagcgagacagagaacgagacagacgacgagaacaagacagagagagaaaacgcgaacaagacagagacaaccgggagagagacagtgaacgagacagagacaaagacagcgGAGACCTTTCCCCTGGGCGGCAGTACTCACGTCCCCAcgcctcccccctccttcccctcacGGCCATCTCACCccctgccccccaccaccaccacaacccccCAGCACTCCTACCTCATTTTGCCAAGGGATCTCTGATTGAGCTGGTGGGGGGCCGTCTAAAGCGTGTGGAGGAGCTGAGGACGGAGGACTTCCTAAGGAGTGCCAACACCTCCCCGGAGTTCCACCTGAGCACCTGCACCATTCTGCTCATCGCCCCCAGCGACACACACGGCTTCAACCACCTGCAGGTCCTCCTCACAGACCGCAACACTCAG GAGTTACTAACAGTTCTGGTGGAGTACCCGTTCTTCGTGCGGGACCGCGGCTGGTCTTCCTGCTGTCCCCAGAGAACCTCCCAGCTCTACGGCCTATCCTGCCGTCAACTCAGCGAGGGAGACATCTGCCTGGCCCTCACCCCCTCACACTcacctcgcacacacacacactcacacacacgcacagccccGCGGGGCCACCGCACACACACTCGGGCCAGGGCCGGCGCCAGCTCACACAGGGAAGACatgccccctcctccccctcctcctcctctttctcatccCTCCCCTGCTCtcgcccctcctcctcttcctctgccccccgcAGACCCTCCCACCCAGGAGCAGCCACGCTCACGGAAGAGGCGATGGTCCGCCCCCGACCTCCTACCCCCTACTGGAACTACTGAAGCTACCGGGTACTGA